One region of Natronorubrum aibiense genomic DNA includes:
- a CDS encoding DUF373 family protein, whose product MLLVLCVDLDDDLGRKTGFSTPVIGREPVEEAAVALATADPEDSDVNVIFQGLHIYDDLDERDESVEVAVVTGNDDGDVNANREVGDEVDTVLASLSTAEDVTALVVTDGAQDESVIPIIRSRVPIDGVRRVVVRQAQNLESMYYTIKQVLNDPETRGTVLIPLGILLLIYPLALFGTVLEMPGFVLGTTSALLGLYLISRGLGLGERLDNAVERARRSLYAGRTTLLAYVVAAALLVLGGVSGMNALEAERAATAGDVGAPVMLAAVVSGSVQWLAAAGVTTSLGQITDEYIAGTLEWRYLNAPFYVLSIAVVLHAVSAFFLDDVGISYLATALTAGTLLGIVSTLTFAVAESKFSDPRDDEQEAESETRQLGRV is encoded by the coding sequence ATGCTGCTGGTCCTCTGTGTCGATCTCGACGACGACCTCGGTCGTAAAACCGGGTTCTCGACGCCGGTTATCGGCCGCGAGCCAGTCGAAGAGGCGGCCGTCGCACTCGCGACTGCGGACCCGGAGGACTCCGACGTCAACGTGATCTTTCAGGGGTTGCACATCTACGACGACCTCGACGAACGCGACGAGAGCGTCGAAGTCGCTGTCGTCACGGGCAACGACGACGGTGACGTCAACGCCAACCGCGAGGTCGGTGACGAAGTCGACACCGTGCTTGCGAGCCTCTCGACCGCTGAAGACGTCACGGCACTCGTGGTCACCGACGGTGCACAGGACGAATCCGTCATCCCGATCATCCGCTCGCGTGTGCCGATCGATGGCGTTCGTCGGGTCGTCGTCCGGCAGGCCCAGAACTTGGAGTCGATGTACTACACGATCAAACAGGTGTTGAACGATCCCGAAACGCGCGGGACGGTGTTGATCCCGCTCGGGATCCTCCTGCTCATCTACCCGCTTGCGCTATTTGGGACCGTCCTCGAGATGCCGGGGTTCGTGCTCGGGACGACCTCCGCGCTGCTCGGGCTGTATCTCATCTCTCGTGGCCTCGGACTCGGTGAACGCCTCGATAACGCCGTCGAGCGCGCCCGACGATCGCTGTACGCCGGCCGGACGACGCTCCTCGCTTACGTCGTTGCCGCCGCGTTGCTCGTCCTCGGTGGCGTCAGTGGGATGAACGCCCTCGAGGCGGAACGAGCCGCGACTGCCGGCGACGTCGGCGCACCGGTCATGCTCGCCGCAGTCGTCTCCGGCTCGGTGCAGTGGCTCGCTGCGGCGGGCGTGACGACCAGTCTCGGCCAGATCACCGACGAGTATATCGCCGGCACGCTCGAGTGGCGGTATCTCAACGCACCGTTCTACGTGCTTTCGATCGCCGTCGTCCTCCACGCCGTCAGTGCCTTCTTCCTCGACGACGTCGGGATCAGCTATCTGGCGACGGCGCTGACCGCCGGTACGCTATTAGGGATCGTAAGCACGCTCACGTTCGCGGTCGCCGAATCCAAGTTTTCCGACCCGCGAGACGACGAACAGGAGGCAGAGAGCGAGACGCGACAGCTAGGTCGCGTGTGA
- a CDS encoding Tfx family DNA-binding protein, translating into MIDEVEDLLEEIGFEPETSVLTHRQAQVLALRERGISQADIADALGTSRANVSSIESSARENLSKARETVAFEEALRAPVRVRVPAGTDLYDVPQLVYEACDEQGVKVDYTAPDLMKAVSDAAGAAVSGREIVTPLIVGVTSEGMVRVRHQE; encoded by the coding sequence GTGATCGACGAGGTCGAGGACCTCCTCGAGGAGATCGGCTTCGAACCGGAGACGAGCGTGTTGACGCACCGTCAGGCCCAGGTGCTTGCGTTGCGCGAACGCGGTATCTCACAGGCTGATATCGCCGACGCGCTCGGGACGTCGCGCGCGAACGTGTCCTCGATCGAATCGAGTGCGAGAGAGAACTTATCGAAAGCCCGCGAGACGGTCGCCTTCGAGGAAGCGCTTCGGGCCCCGGTTCGCGTCCGCGTCCCGGCGGGAACCGACCTCTACGACGTACCACAACTCGTCTACGAGGCCTGCGACGAACAGGGTGTCAAAGTCGACTACACCGCACCGGATCTCATGAAGGCCGTCAGCGATGCCGCCGGCGCTGCAGTGTCGGGACGCGAGATCGTCACGCCGCTGATCGTCGGCGTGACGTCCGAGGGTATGGTTCGCGTCCGTCATCAGGAGTAA
- a CDS encoding radical SAM protein, with protein sequence MISKGCEQCAKGGKMVLFVYGYCDQRDCFYCPLGENRKNVTDVYANERRVESDDDVLEEAHRMDALGTSITGGEPQEALERTCHYLELLKDEFGEDHHTHLYTGITGGRENMRRLSEAGLDEIRFHPPLEQWGDLHGTEWEDILYIAREEGLTPAFEIPGIRPEEEFLEFLDEGAAEFCNVNEFEMSDGNYRRMQKEGYELKEDHMSAVDNDRDELLDVMGDHERVYFCTSVFKDAAQHRRRLKRMARNVRREFDDVTDDGTLVYGKTYADPERFEALGVPEEFYTVKTNHVEVAWWLLEEMIEEGDLEDGEIVEQYPSYDGQVVERTPLA encoded by the coding sequence ATGATCTCGAAGGGCTGTGAGCAGTGCGCGAAAGGTGGCAAGATGGTGCTGTTCGTCTACGGATACTGCGACCAGCGTGACTGCTTTTACTGCCCACTCGGTGAGAACCGCAAGAACGTTACCGACGTCTACGCCAACGAGCGCCGCGTCGAGAGCGACGACGACGTCCTCGAGGAAGCCCACCGGATGGACGCACTCGGCACGTCGATCACCGGCGGCGAACCACAGGAAGCCCTCGAGCGCACCTGTCACTACCTCGAACTGCTCAAAGACGAATTCGGCGAGGACCACCACACGCACCTCTATACGGGGATTACGGGTGGCCGCGAGAACATGCGCCGGCTCTCGGAAGCCGGTCTCGACGAGATTCGCTTCCACCCGCCACTCGAGCAGTGGGGCGACCTTCACGGCACCGAGTGGGAAGACATCCTCTATATCGCCCGCGAAGAAGGACTCACGCCCGCGTTCGAGATTCCCGGTATTCGCCCCGAAGAGGAGTTCCTCGAGTTCCTCGACGAGGGTGCCGCGGAGTTCTGTAACGTCAACGAGTTCGAGATGAGCGACGGGAACTACCGCCGCATGCAGAAGGAAGGGTACGAACTCAAGGAGGACCACATGAGCGCCGTCGACAACGACCGCGATGAACTCCTCGACGTGATGGGTGACCACGAACGGGTCTACTTCTGTACCTCCGTTTTCAAAGACGCCGCTCAGCACCGCCGTCGACTGAAACGCATGGCCCGTAACGTTCGCCGAGAGTTCGACGACGTCACCGACGACGGCACGCTCGTCTACGGCAAGACGTACGCTGACCCCGAGCGCTTCGAGGCGCTTGGCGTTCCCGAGGAGTTCTACACCGTCAAAACGAACCACGTCGAGGTCGCTTGGTGGCTCCTAGAGGAGATGATCGAAGAAGGCGACCTCGAGGACGGCGAGATCGTCGAGCAGTATCCGAGCTACGACGGACAAGTCGTCGAGCGGACGCCGCTGGCGTAG
- a CDS encoding type IV pilin: MTDCSDGSVTCEQPGADRGISPVVGIVALLVLTVRLAAVVAVGVGALSLETGAPTAAFELTVDGETAAVTVEHLGGDSIDVTELSVIVAVDDEELTNQPPVPFVGSSGFDGAPTGPFNAATDSEWRAGERATVVVADTNEPTIDTGDAVTVTLVVDDARVAVLEETAN, translated from the coding sequence GTGACCGACTGTTCGGACGGGAGCGTGACGTGCGAGCAGCCAGGCGCAGATCGTGGAATCAGCCCGGTCGTCGGCATCGTCGCGTTGCTCGTGCTCACCGTCAGACTGGCCGCCGTCGTCGCCGTCGGCGTCGGGGCGTTGTCACTGGAGACGGGCGCGCCGACTGCGGCGTTCGAGCTCACGGTCGATGGTGAGACGGCAGCGGTCACGGTCGAACATCTCGGCGGCGATTCGATCGATGTAACGGAGCTGTCGGTGATAGTTGCCGTCGACGACGAGGAACTGACGAACCAGCCACCCGTGCCGTTCGTCGGTTCGAGCGGGTTCGACGGCGCGCCAACCGGACCGTTCAACGCGGCGACGGACTCCGAGTGGCGGGCCGGAGAGCGAGCGACCGTCGTCGTGGCCGACACGAACGAGCCGACGATCGACACCGGCGATGCCGTTACCGTCACGCTCGTCGTCGACGACGCTCGAGTCGCGGTGCTCGAAGAGACGGCAAACTAA
- a CDS encoding polyprenyl synthetase family protein, translated as MERLERRRALIEARLVEVVDGLEPDTLREEVRHTALSGGKRVRPMVTLLACETVGGTAEEAVDFGVGIELVHSASLVIDDIIDRSELRRGTASAWSEFGYGPAIVSSDGLLGEAFALFSADPDAMQVVAEAMVELGVGEATELSAQPANEAEYMTLARRKTGALFRAAAELGAIAAGSDPVTVEALGEYAERVGIAFQIRDDVLDAVAEPDELGKPTGHDAALERPSVVQVTDLTPDEANTRARAESDRAIDALDRVEVVDPAARAYLVELAEFVVERER; from the coding sequence ATGGAACGTCTGGAGCGTCGTCGGGCGCTGATCGAAGCGCGTCTCGTCGAGGTAGTCGACGGCCTCGAGCCGGACACGCTCAGGGAGGAAGTCCGCCACACGGCGCTGTCGGGAGGCAAGCGCGTTCGGCCGATGGTGACGCTGTTAGCCTGCGAAACCGTCGGCGGGACGGCCGAGGAAGCGGTCGACTTCGGTGTCGGGATCGAACTCGTTCACAGCGCGTCGCTGGTGATCGACGACATTATCGACCGCTCGGAACTGCGCCGCGGGACGGCCAGCGCGTGGAGCGAGTTCGGCTACGGGCCAGCGATCGTCTCGAGCGACGGCTTACTCGGCGAAGCGTTTGCGCTCTTTTCGGCCGATCCGGATGCCATGCAGGTCGTCGCCGAAGCGATGGTCGAACTCGGTGTCGGCGAAGCGACCGAACTCTCGGCCCAGCCGGCGAACGAAGCCGAATATATGACGCTGGCCCGTCGAAAGACCGGGGCGCTCTTTCGGGCCGCCGCCGAACTCGGTGCTATCGCCGCTGGCTCGGATCCGGTCACCGTCGAAGCGCTCGGAGAGTACGCCGAACGGGTCGGAATCGCCTTCCAGATCAGAGATGACGTCCTGGATGCGGTCGCGGAACCCGACGAACTGGGCAAGCCAACCGGCCACGACGCCGCCTTAGAGCGGCCGTCGGTCGTCCAGGTAACCGATCTCACCCCTGATGAAGCCAACACCCGCGCTCGAGCCGAGTCCGATCGCGCGATCGACGCCTTAGATCGGGTCGAGGTCGTCGATCCGGCAGCGAGGGCGTATCTGGTCGAGCTCGCGGAGTTCGTCGTCGAACGCGAACGCTGA
- a CDS encoding electron transfer flavoprotein subunit alpha/FixB family protein: MTDVLAVTDHRRGELRDVSYEIITAGRVLADETGGDLHLAVISGTVDEFADDLNREGVDAIHTVDYGEEFNHDVYTQATTQLYDELAPQYVLTPNSVNGLDYAPAVANDLDLPIVTDTIGLETDGETLIATREMYGGKVETTNELEGEAVVTIRSAEWAKAEGTGDASIEAFDAEIDEDAIGSTVTGFEEVGGGDVDISEADVLVSVGRGIEEEDNIPLIEELAEALDATVSSSRPIVDNGWLPKNRQVGQSGKVVTPDVYIAIGISGAVQHVAGMKGSDTIVAINTDPNAPIMDIADYAIVDDLFDVVPALTEEFQ, translated from the coding sequence ATGACGGACGTCCTCGCAGTCACCGACCACCGCCGCGGCGAACTGCGCGACGTTAGCTACGAGATTATCACCGCGGGCCGAGTGCTCGCCGACGAAACCGGCGGCGACCTCCATCTGGCCGTCATCAGCGGCACTGTCGACGAGTTCGCAGACGACCTCAACCGCGAGGGTGTCGACGCCATCCACACCGTCGACTACGGCGAGGAGTTCAACCACGACGTCTACACGCAGGCGACGACGCAGCTCTACGACGAACTCGCCCCGCAGTACGTCCTGACGCCCAACAGCGTCAACGGGCTCGACTACGCCCCCGCCGTCGCCAACGACCTCGATCTCCCGATTGTCACCGACACGATCGGCCTCGAGACCGACGGCGAGACGCTGATCGCCACCCGCGAGATGTACGGTGGCAAAGTCGAGACGACCAACGAACTCGAAGGAGAGGCCGTCGTCACGATCCGAAGCGCTGAGTGGGCCAAAGCCGAAGGCACCGGCGACGCCTCAATCGAGGCGTTCGACGCCGAGATCGACGAGGACGCGATCGGCTCGACCGTCACCGGCTTCGAGGAAGTCGGCGGCGGCGACGTCGACATCAGCGAGGCGGACGTGCTCGTCTCCGTCGGTCGTGGGATCGAAGAGGAAGACAACATCCCGCTCATCGAAGAGCTCGCGGAGGCGCTCGATGCGACGGTCTCCTCATCGCGCCCGATCGTCGACAACGGCTGGCTGCCGAAGAACCGCCAGGTCGGCCAGTCCGGGAAAGTCGTCACGCCCGACGTCTACATCGCCATCGGTATCTCGGGTGCCGTCCAGCACGTCGCTGGCATGAAAGGCTCCGATACGATCGTCGCGATCAACACGGACCCCAACGCCCCGATCATGGATATCGCTGACTACGCGATCGTCGACGACCTCTTCGACGTCGTGCCGGCGCTGACCGAAGAGTTCCAGTAA
- a CDS encoding TRAM domain-containing protein, which yields MADCPLADDCPNFSERISGMGCQHYGDRGGKEWCNHYSQPIEDLKTQPVKSGEEVIIDVVDMHESGAGVGRTEDGFIVMVDGVLPEARARVEITRVHSNHARAEELELLPMDPDEVDEADETADTDDVTAEADDDDEDNDDGGRSRRERLGSRENFWGS from the coding sequence ATGGCAGACTGTCCACTTGCCGACGACTGTCCAAACTTCTCCGAACGGATCTCAGGAATGGGGTGTCAACATTACGGTGATCGGGGTGGCAAAGAGTGGTGTAACCATTACAGCCAGCCGATCGAGGACCTCAAGACCCAGCCTGTCAAGTCCGGAGAGGAGGTCATCATCGACGTTGTCGACATGCACGAAAGCGGTGCCGGTGTCGGTCGGACCGAGGACGGGTTTATCGTTATGGTCGACGGTGTCTTGCCGGAAGCCCGCGCTCGAGTCGAAATCACGCGGGTGCACAGCAACCACGCGCGCGCCGAGGAACTCGAGTTACTGCCGATGGATCCCGACGAAGTCGACGAGGCCGACGAGACAGCCGACACGGACGACGTGACGGCCGAGGCCGACGATGATGACGAGGACAACGACGATGGAGGTCGTTCCCGCCGTGAGCGCCTTGGAAGCCGCGAGAACTTCTGGGGTTCCTAA
- a CDS encoding DUF7096 domain-containing protein → MNSATPALLALLLVFSLVAIPVAAGPGDGMQAQLQTELQDQTVNDTAADETTARLELEGEIRSDTVSYGPDLGVVLTATDDELRTDYAQYTIVEHEFEDASQNKREVLVEDAYDRITDRSDELERRERDAVRDHAAGELSTTELLQILLRNHNEAAVLSDALGDLDDRTDRIPGYSLSVQDEQNRLEMHRTPVRTRLELAAHGSGDETDVVVQTYEDGYALSILDSEYVREATRFDNREAAWGSEFNDISDAYEYAGELYPWVFDNRQSAGAREHTTVNLYQIQAIHEQGELEAYLDGGTGNVHREVQVLSYTSLPTETETTWTDGERRLALNETPANGPAKLTVTGLESERPETTVTVDGYEVGELDSDGTIWFVPPAESYELTVTTENSSTTVTVGD, encoded by the coding sequence ATGAACAGCGCGACCCCCGCCCTCCTCGCGTTGCTTCTCGTCTTCTCGCTCGTCGCGATCCCGGTCGCAGCGGGTCCCGGAGATGGGATGCAAGCTCAGTTGCAGACGGAGCTACAGGACCAGACGGTCAACGATACGGCCGCCGACGAGACGACCGCGCGGCTCGAACTCGAGGGAGAAATCCGAAGCGACACCGTATCGTACGGCCCCGATCTCGGGGTGGTACTCACGGCGACAGACGACGAGTTGCGAACGGATTACGCCCAGTACACGATCGTCGAGCACGAGTTCGAAGACGCGAGCCAGAACAAACGAGAAGTGCTGGTCGAAGACGCGTACGATCGGATTACGGACCGATCGGACGAACTCGAGCGACGGGAGAGAGACGCCGTGAGAGATCACGCTGCAGGCGAACTCTCAACGACGGAACTTCTGCAGATCCTGCTTCGGAACCACAACGAGGCGGCAGTGCTCTCGGATGCACTCGGCGACCTCGATGATCGAACGGATCGGATTCCCGGCTACTCGCTGTCAGTACAAGACGAGCAGAACAGACTCGAGATGCATCGAACGCCGGTTCGAACGCGCCTCGAGCTTGCGGCTCACGGGAGCGGAGACGAAACGGACGTTGTCGTCCAGACGTACGAAGACGGATACGCACTTTCGATCCTCGACAGCGAGTACGTCCGCGAGGCGACCAGATTCGACAACCGTGAGGCTGCCTGGGGAAGCGAGTTCAACGATATCTCCGACGCCTACGAGTACGCCGGTGAGCTGTACCCGTGGGTCTTCGACAACAGACAGTCCGCAGGAGCGAGAGAGCACACGACGGTGAACCTCTACCAGATCCAGGCCATCCACGAGCAGGGTGAACTCGAGGCGTATCTCGACGGGGGAACGGGGAACGTCCACCGTGAAGTGCAAGTGCTGAGCTACACCTCGCTGCCCACGGAGACCGAAACGACCTGGACGGACGGCGAGCGCCGTCTCGCGCTCAACGAGACGCCGGCGAACGGACCGGCCAAGCTCACGGTGACCGGTCTCGAAAGCGAGCGTCCCGAGACGACGGTCACAGTCGATGGGTACGAGGTCGGCGAACTCGATAGCGACGGAACCATCTGGTTCGTCCCGCCAGCTGAATCGTACGAGCTGACCGTAACGACCGAAAACAGCAGCACTACCGTCACTGTCGGCGACTAA
- a CDS encoding helix-turn-helix transcriptional regulator encodes MRVSTAITLALTALLTTSLVGAVVATPAVAVAASEQPRTDAVGEQPLLDPASTTLSQTTAPTPRFAAAQSGFDDTDPKQVIRINVSETGDATWTIESRFLLVDDDDEAAFIDYTDEVRSSQRDVPDDVERFDSFRQDAQQATGREMTLENAGWDEPRVISPEDAGLDTIPETDNTSSVRVGVLAYSFTWTNFSRVDSGQIHFGDAFQPGADSWFSLTEGQRLVIESPSGYAVSAQGSTTLQREGPYQFSEGDFPIIFVPSAGAGGGNGGVPTPAIPDWLVAGVFALVVAVGVGSYLLARRRPVSDLPLPIARLRERVVTLPLVRRLDVSTSNEQARNESVPTDGGSIESPPERADPIGAVASTGSGMELEYDETIDDGIDPELLSDEERVLRLLKQNNGRMKQGSIVSETGWSNAKVSQLLSQMDEDGEIEKLRIGRENLITLPDVDPTEVN; translated from the coding sequence ATGCGGGTATCCACCGCCATTACACTCGCCCTTACAGCCCTCCTCACGACATCTCTCGTCGGGGCGGTGGTCGCGACACCGGCTGTTGCCGTCGCTGCATCCGAGCAGCCACGGACGGACGCCGTCGGTGAGCAGCCACTGCTGGACCCTGCTTCGACGACCCTCTCACAGACGACTGCTCCGACGCCGCGTTTCGCAGCGGCTCAGTCCGGATTCGACGACACCGATCCGAAGCAGGTGATCCGGATCAACGTCAGCGAGACGGGCGACGCGACGTGGACGATCGAAAGTCGCTTTCTCCTCGTCGACGATGACGACGAAGCGGCGTTTATCGACTACACCGACGAGGTGAGAAGCAGCCAACGAGACGTTCCTGACGACGTTGAACGGTTCGATTCGTTCCGGCAGGATGCCCAGCAAGCGACCGGCCGCGAAATGACGCTCGAGAACGCTGGCTGGGACGAGCCGCGGGTCATCTCCCCCGAGGATGCAGGTCTCGATACGATTCCCGAGACCGACAACACCTCGTCAGTTCGTGTCGGCGTCCTCGCCTACTCGTTTACTTGGACGAACTTCTCACGCGTCGACAGCGGTCAGATCCACTTCGGCGATGCCTTCCAGCCCGGCGCTGATTCGTGGTTTTCACTGACCGAGGGCCAGCGCCTCGTCATCGAATCGCCATCCGGCTACGCCGTCAGCGCACAGGGCTCGACCACGCTCCAGCGGGAAGGTCCGTATCAGTTCAGTGAGGGCGACTTCCCGATTATCTTCGTCCCCAGCGCTGGCGCTGGGGGTGGCAATGGGGGCGTCCCGACGCCCGCCATTCCGGACTGGCTGGTCGCTGGTGTGTTCGCACTCGTCGTCGCCGTCGGCGTAGGAAGCTATCTCCTCGCGCGCCGACGTCCAGTCAGCGACTTGCCGCTGCCGATCGCCCGACTTCGTGAGCGTGTCGTGACCCTCCCGCTCGTTCGACGACTCGACGTATCGACGTCTAATGAGCAGGCGCGCAACGAGTCGGTCCCGACCGATGGCGGTTCGATCGAGTCACCACCCGAGCGGGCCGATCCTATCGGCGCTGTCGCCTCGACCGGGTCCGGGATGGAACTCGAGTACGACGAGACGATCGACGACGGGATCGATCCCGAGCTGTTGAGTGACGAGGAACGCGTCCTTCGACTGCTCAAGCAAAACAACGGTCGGATGAAACAGGGGTCGATCGTCTCGGAGACTGGCTGGTCGAACGCTAAGGTCTCGCAACTGCTCTCTCAGATGGACGAGGACGGCGAGATCGAGAAACTACGGATCGGTCGCGAGAACCTCATTACGCTCCCGGACGTCGATCCGACAGAAGTCAACTGA
- a CDS encoding electron transfer flavoprotein subunit beta/FixA family protein codes for MKILVTVKEVATVEDEFEIEGTEIADQYLGADLNEWDDYAVEEAVQLQEDGIADEVVTVTIGPEECEQTIRQALAKGADRAVRVWDDALEGVDLLDVNAKTEILGAVVEAEDPDLVLTGVQAGDDSFGATGVSLAEEIGAQWGAVVNHLEHDLEDGVASVRRELEGGVEELTEIDLPAVLTIQTGINEPRYASLRGIRQAQRKELDVQHLADIGVDESAVESELELTEMYEPESESDVTVWEGSADETAAELGELLRDKGVAQ; via the coding sequence ATGAAAATCCTCGTTACGGTCAAAGAAGTCGCGACCGTGGAAGACGAGTTCGAAATCGAGGGAACTGAAATCGCAGACCAGTACCTCGGTGCCGACCTCAATGAGTGGGACGACTACGCCGTCGAAGAGGCGGTTCAGCTGCAGGAAGACGGGATCGCCGACGAAGTCGTCACGGTCACGATCGGTCCGGAAGAGTGTGAACAGACCATCCGACAGGCCCTCGCGAAGGGTGCCGACCGCGCCGTCCGCGTCTGGGACGACGCCCTCGAGGGCGTCGACCTGCTCGACGTCAACGCGAAGACGGAGATTCTGGGCGCCGTCGTCGAGGCGGAAGACCCCGACCTCGTGCTGACGGGCGTGCAGGCCGGCGACGACAGCTTCGGCGCGACCGGCGTTTCGCTGGCCGAAGAGATCGGTGCCCAGTGGGGAGCCGTCGTCAACCACCTCGAGCACGACCTCGAGGACGGCGTCGCCTCGGTGCGACGCGAACTCGAGGGCGGCGTCGAGGAGCTGACCGAGATCGACCTGCCCGCGGTCTTGACGATTCAGACGGGGATCAACGAGCCACGGTATGCGAGCCTGCGTGGCATTCGTCAGGCCCAGCGCAAAGAGCTGGACGTCCAGCACCTCGCCGACATCGGCGTCGACGAGAGCGCCGTCGAATCCGAACTCGAGCTGACGGAGATGTACGAACCCGAGAGCGAAAGCGACGTGACGGTCTGGGAAGGCAGCGCCGACGAGACTGCCGCAGAGCTGGGTGAACTGCTTCGCGACAAGGGGGTGGCACAATGA
- a CDS encoding MBL fold metallo-hydrolase, with amino-acid sequence MERISLSNSAFEGNNNAYLFADGPETVLIDTGDWMETTREQLEAAFDERNVDLADVDRIFLTHWHGDHTGLAGEIQAESGAEVYAHADDAALIAGDEDAWADLHDLQEQYFEQWGMPEEKQAVLREVLAGGKPTGTSPTVTAFDDGETFAINGYDLEVVHTSGHAAGLSMFAFDLDGRREVCSGDALLPVYTPNVGGADVRVEQPLEKYLRALQGIVDADYDRAWPGHRDPIDEPAVRAQYIIDHHEERSWRVLDAIDRKGPCDTWTISDDLFGDLESIHILHGPGESYAHLEHLERTGTVVREGTEYRLADGVADDLAAMDNQRWSLEY; translated from the coding sequence ATGGAGCGAATTTCCTTATCGAACTCCGCGTTCGAGGGTAACAACAACGCGTACCTCTTTGCGGACGGACCGGAGACGGTCCTGATCGACACCGGCGACTGGATGGAAACGACACGCGAGCAACTCGAGGCCGCATTCGACGAGCGAAACGTCGACCTCGCCGACGTCGATCGGATCTTCTTGACACACTGGCACGGGGACCACACCGGGCTGGCGGGCGAGATTCAGGCCGAAAGCGGGGCCGAAGTCTACGCCCACGCTGACGACGCGGCACTCATCGCGGGTGACGAAGACGCGTGGGCCGACCTCCACGACCTTCAGGAACAGTATTTCGAGCAGTGGGGGATGCCCGAGGAGAAACAGGCCGTCCTCCGCGAGGTGCTTGCCGGCGGGAAGCCGACAGGGACGTCTCCGACCGTAACGGCGTTCGACGACGGCGAAACGTTCGCCATCAACGGCTACGACCTCGAGGTCGTCCACACCTCGGGCCACGCTGCGGGGCTCAGCATGTTCGCGTTCGACCTCGATGGCCGCCGCGAAGTCTGTTCCGGAGACGCCTTGTTGCCCGTCTACACACCCAACGTCGGCGGCGCGGACGTCCGGGTCGAGCAGCCACTCGAGAAGTACCTGCGGGCGCTTCAGGGGATCGTCGACGCCGACTACGACCGGGCCTGGCCGGGCCATCGCGACCCGATCGACGAGCCAGCTGTACGCGCCCAGTACATCATCGACCATCACGAGGAACGCTCGTGGCGGGTCCTCGACGCTATCGACCGAAAGGGGCCCTGTGACACGTGGACGATCAGTGACGATCTGTTCGGCGACCTCGAGAGCATCCACATCCTCCACGGGCCCGGCGAGTCCTACGCTCACCTGGAGCACCTAGAACGAACGGGCACCGTGGTCCGGGAGGGCACCGAGTATCGTCTGGCCGACGGCGTCGCCGATGACCTCGCCGCGATGGACAACCAGCGATGGTCGCTCGAGTACTGA